One window of Acetomicrobium sp. S15 = DSM 107314 genomic DNA carries:
- the panB gene encoding 3-methyl-2-oxobutanoate hydroxymethyltransferase: MAKKKGRLDFVQMKQKGEKVVWVTAYDFPMASFAEQAGMDMILVGDSLGMVLLGYPGTVPVTMEECLICCKAVRRGAPNTFCIGDMPFLSYQTTDADAVMNAGRFLKEADMDAVKLEGGRRVQSKIKAIADAGILVMGHIGLTPQSSGALGGFKAQGRDPESARELILDARAVEEAGAFAILLEAVPPELTAFITKDLSIPVYGIGAGAPCDGQLLICGDMLGMFQAFTPKFVKKYAAVAEIETNAFKEYISDVKSGKFPADEHCYHILPERAQEYEHMLKELTRR, translated from the coding sequence GTGGCAAAGAAGAAGGGCAGGTTGGATTTTGTCCAGATGAAGCAGAAGGGCGAGAAGGTGGTGTGGGTTACCGCCTATGACTTTCCTATGGCCTCCTTCGCGGAGCAGGCCGGCATGGACATGATCTTGGTGGGCGACAGCTTGGGGATGGTGCTCTTGGGTTATCCCGGCACCGTGCCCGTGACGATGGAGGAGTGCCTCATCTGTTGCAAGGCCGTCCGCCGCGGCGCTCCTAACACCTTCTGCATCGGAGATATGCCGTTTTTGTCATATCAGACTACCGATGCCGATGCCGTCATGAACGCCGGGCGCTTCTTGAAGGAAGCTGACATGGACGCCGTAAAACTCGAAGGCGGCAGGAGGGTTCAGAGCAAGATAAAGGCCATAGCTGACGCTGGGATATTGGTCATGGGTCACATAGGCCTCACCCCTCAGAGCTCTGGAGCTCTGGGAGGTTTCAAAGCGCAGGGCAGAGACCCTGAAAGCGCACGGGAACTCATACTCGACGCCAGGGCAGTCGAAGAAGCTGGGGCCTTTGCCATACTGCTTGAGGCTGTGCCGCCGGAGCTCACGGCCTTCATAACGAAGGACCTCTCCATCCCCGTCTATGGCATAGGCGCAGGCGCCCCCTGCGATGGGCAGCTGTTGATCTGCGGCGACATGCTCGGCATGTTCCAGGCCTTCACTCCGAAGTTCGTCAAGAAATATGCCGCCGTGGCGGAGATCGAGACGAACGCCTTCAAGGAGTATATATCGGATGTGAAGAGCGGCAAATTCCCCGCCGATGAGCATTGCTATCATATCCTGCCGGAGAGGGCGCAGGAATACGAGCATATGCTCAAAGAATTAACGCGTAGGTGA
- a CDS encoding SDR family NAD(P)-dependent oxidoreductase — translation MILSKFNLSGKVAIVTGGTSGIGRAMALGLAEAGASVIATSRTELKVKAVSEEIRNIGRDTIEVATDVTSPEEVDKLKEAVLSKFGHIDILVNNAGTTIKKKAEELSLADWKMIIDLNLTSVFICSQIIGKEMINQRSGKIINVASVGSRLALKGSIAYCASKGGVVQLTKVLASEWADYGIEVNAIAPAYFLTPMTKNLLSSEDFMRRLKERIPMNRLGDLEELKGLVVFLASPASSYITGEVIFVDGGWTSYGI, via the coding sequence TTGATTTTGAGTAAGTTTAATCTCTCTGGTAAGGTAGCTATAGTTACAGGGGGAACAAGTGGCATAGGGAGAGCAATGGCTTTGGGATTAGCCGAAGCTGGCGCTAGTGTTATTGCCACCAGTCGGACAGAGCTAAAAGTAAAAGCAGTCTCTGAGGAAATAAGAAATATTGGAAGGGATACCATTGAGGTTGCCACTGATGTTACATCTCCGGAGGAAGTTGATAAACTAAAGGAAGCCGTTCTATCTAAATTTGGCCATATCGATATTTTGGTTAATAATGCTGGGACGACAATTAAAAAGAAGGCCGAGGAACTTTCTTTAGCAGATTGGAAAATGATTATTGATCTTAATCTCACTTCTGTCTTTATATGTAGCCAAATTATTGGGAAAGAAATGATAAATCAAAGGTCGGGCAAAATAATAAATGTTGCTTCTGTAGGTTCCAGGTTAGCCTTGAAAGGTTCGATAGCTTATTGTGCCTCTAAAGGTGGTGTTGTACAATTAACTAAAGTATTGGCAAGTGAGTGGGCTGATTATGGTATTGAAGTTAACGCTATAGCTCCGGCTTATTTTTTGACTCCTATGACTAAAAATCTATTAAGCTCGGAAGACTTCATGAGGCGCTTAAAAGAAAGAATTCCTATGAATCGTCTAGGCGACTTAGAAGAATTGAAAGGCTTGGTAGTTTTCCTTGCTTCGCCAGCGTCTAGCTATATAACGGGCGAGGTTATATTTGTTGATGGTGGCTGGACTAGTTATGGCATTTAG